A window of Sphingobacterium sp. lm-10 contains these coding sequences:
- a CDS encoding histidine phosphatase family protein has product MRRIYIIRHGKAEDPNFSKRDFDRNLVERGRQDAMRVAHEIAADIVIDQQTLAISSSANRAIQTAELMCAIFDYPTDRIQKAMQIYEAHHLDILKVINSIPDDVHTVFLFGHNPGLSSLVTYLTDEYAELKTAYAAYLEFPDSMTFPQLSGQTAALQHIFE; this is encoded by the coding sequence ATGAGAAGAATATACATCATTCGTCACGGAAAAGCAGAAGATCCAAATTTTTCGAAGCGCGATTTCGACCGTAATCTGGTAGAAAGAGGGCGTCAAGACGCCATGCGTGTTGCGCACGAAATTGCAGCAGACATCGTCATTGATCAACAAACGTTAGCTATTTCTTCCTCCGCCAATCGCGCTATTCAAACTGCAGAACTGATGTGTGCTATATTCGACTATCCTACCGATCGGATCCAAAAAGCAATGCAGATTTATGAAGCACATCATCTAGATATTTTAAAAGTTATCAATAGCATACCAGACGATGTGCATACAGTCTTCCTATTTGGCCACAATCCAGGACTTTCCTCGCTTGTTACCTACTTGACGGATGAGTACGCGGAGTTAAAAACGGCCTATGCCGCCTACCTGGAATTTCCAGACAGCATGACCTTTCCGCAGCTTTCCGGGCAGACCGCAGCGCTACAACACATCTTCGAATAA
- the trpB gene encoding tryptophan synthase subunit beta — translation MSKYQVDKRGYYGPFGGAYVPEMLYPNVEELQNEYLNIIQDPSFREDFVKLLKDYVGRPSPLYLAGRLSEKYGARIFLKREDLNHTGAHKINNTIGQILLAERLGKKRIIAETGAGQHGVATATVCALKGLECVVYMGEVDIERQAPNVARMKMMGATVVPATSGSKTLKDATNEALRDWINNPVDTHYIIGSVVGPHPYPDMVARFQSIISEETRKQLMEQTGSSHADHVIACVGGGSNAAGMFYHFLDDESVNIIAVEAAGHGVHSGESAATTALGREGVLHGSRSILMQTDDGQVTEPYSISAGLDYPGIGPQHAWLFQSGRATFVSATDDEAMQAGLLLTKLEGIIPAIESAHALAHLEKMTFKGDETVVICLSGRGDKDLDNYMKYFGF, via the coding sequence ATGAGCAAATATCAAGTAGATAAGCGCGGATATTATGGGCCGTTCGGTGGCGCTTACGTCCCCGAAATGCTTTATCCGAATGTAGAAGAACTTCAAAATGAGTACCTGAACATTATTCAAGATCCCAGTTTTCGGGAGGATTTTGTGAAATTGCTCAAAGATTACGTGGGGCGGCCTTCGCCTTTGTATCTGGCAGGTCGGTTATCGGAGAAATATGGTGCCCGAATTTTTCTAAAACGGGAAGATCTTAATCATACCGGGGCACACAAGATCAATAATACCATCGGTCAGATTCTGCTGGCCGAGCGTCTGGGTAAAAAGCGTATTATCGCAGAGACGGGTGCTGGGCAGCATGGCGTGGCTACGGCCACCGTTTGTGCACTGAAGGGGTTAGAATGTGTTGTCTACATGGGCGAGGTAGATATCGAGCGTCAGGCGCCCAATGTGGCGCGCATGAAGATGATGGGCGCTACGGTGGTGCCTGCCACATCGGGCAGCAAAACATTGAAGGACGCCACGAATGAGGCATTACGTGACTGGATCAATAATCCTGTAGATACGCATTATATCATTGGCTCGGTCGTAGGGCCACACCCCTACCCGGATATGGTAGCTCGTTTTCAATCCATCATTTCTGAGGAAACACGTAAGCAATTGATGGAGCAAACGGGTAGCAGCCATGCAGATCATGTCATTGCCTGCGTAGGCGGTGGATCGAATGCAGCAGGGATGTTTTATCATTTTTTGGACGATGAATCAGTAAATATTATTGCAGTAGAAGCTGCCGGCCATGGTGTACATTCCGGAGAATCTGCCGCGACTACAGCGCTCGGGCGCGAAGGCGTACTGCATGGTAGTCGCTCTATCTTAATGCAAACGGATGATGGCCAAGTTACCGAACCCTATTCGATCTCTGCCGGACTGGACTATCCGGGTATCGGACCGCAACATGCATGGCTCTTCCAGAGCGGACGGGCCACTTTTGTAAGTGCTACAGATGATGAAGCTATGCAAGCAGGACTGCTGCTAACTAAGTTAGAAGGCATTATCCCGGCCATAGAAAGTGCTCACGCACTGGCACATCTCGAAAAAATGACCTTTAAAGGTGACGAGACGGTCGTGATTTGCCTTTCCGGTCGCGGTGATAAGGATTTAGACAATTATATGAAATACTTTGGCTTTTAG
- a CDS encoding DUF2795 domain-containing protein — protein MYWTLELASHLEDAPWPATKDELIDYGIRSGAPVEVIENLQALEDDGEPYENIEEIWPDYPTKDDFFFNEDEY, from the coding sequence ATGTATTGGACACTTGAATTAGCTTCGCATTTGGAAGATGCGCCGTGGCCCGCTACGAAAGACGAGTTAATTGACTATGGAATTCGTTCGGGAGCACCGGTTGAGGTTATTGAAAACCTTCAAGCACTGGAAGACGATGGTGAGCCATACGAGAATATCGAAGAGATATGGCCGGACTATCCCACTAAGGACGACTTCTTCTTCAATGAAGATGAATACTAA
- the trpA gene encoding tryptophan synthase subunit alpha — MRTLDHTRKILQGERLLSIYFTAGYPSLDSTLDIASTLEKSGANFLEIGIPYSDPVADGPVIQESSQKALQNGMSLKVLFEQLKTLREHVQIPVFLMGYFNTVLQYGVEEFCAACQAVGVDGAIIPDLPLYEYEEMYQPIFEKYGISNVFLVTPQTSDERIRKIDALSTSFIYLLSSNATTGKELQVEDRSEAYFSRIKNMGLSSPIVIGFGISNRETHQKATNHANGAIVGTAFVRVLGKEQLAASDISEFIASFK, encoded by the coding sequence ATGCGTACACTAGATCATACCAGAAAAATCTTACAGGGGGAACGCCTGTTATCTATTTATTTTACCGCCGGCTATCCTAGTTTGGATTCGACATTGGACATCGCGTCGACCCTGGAAAAAAGTGGCGCCAATTTCCTAGAAATCGGTATTCCCTACTCTGACCCCGTAGCCGACGGCCCTGTAATTCAAGAAAGTTCTCAGAAAGCACTTCAAAACGGCATGTCATTAAAGGTGCTTTTTGAGCAGCTGAAGACGCTGAGAGAACACGTGCAGATTCCGGTATTTCTGATGGGTTATTTTAATACCGTCTTGCAATATGGTGTCGAGGAATTCTGTGCTGCTTGCCAAGCCGTCGGAGTAGATGGCGCTATCATTCCAGATCTTCCGCTGTACGAGTACGAAGAAATGTACCAGCCGATTTTTGAAAAGTACGGTATCAGCAATGTATTTTTAGTGACACCACAAACATCTGATGAAAGAATTCGTAAGATTGATGCCTTAAGTACCAGCTTTATCTATTTATTGAGTTCTAATGCAACTACAGGTAAAGAGCTACAGGTAGAAGATCGATCAGAAGCCTATTTTTCACGCATTAAAAATATGGGTTTATCCTCCCCAATTGTGATTGGATTTGGCATTTCTAATCGAGAAACTCATCAAAAAGCGACAAATCATGCTAACGGAGCCATCGTCGGAACGGCTTTTGTAAGGGTTTTAGGAAAAGAACAGCTGGCTGCTTCAGATATTTCAGAATTTATAGCCAGTTTCAAATAA
- a CDS encoding phosphoribosylanthranilate isomerase, whose product MDRKIVVKICGMKESTNIASLLQLPVDYIGLIFYEKSLRFAGNVDPQIFAQHTIRKVGVFVNQPIEDVLERQLDFQLDVIQLHGQEPPSYCAALKDKGFTVWKAFGVNTEFDFTKLDEYGDVVDCFLFDTQTPAHGGSGNTFDWGLLNHYTGQLPYLLSGGIGLHNLEAALEQKDTRLIGLDLNSKLEIAPGIKDIDLVHKALKIIHHEQISSR is encoded by the coding sequence ATGGATAGAAAAATTGTCGTAAAGATCTGTGGGATGAAGGAATCGACGAATATCGCATCCTTGCTGCAACTGCCAGTGGATTACATCGGGCTGATCTTTTATGAAAAGTCACTGAGATTTGCCGGCAACGTAGATCCTCAGATTTTTGCTCAGCATACCATTCGAAAGGTAGGGGTTTTTGTTAATCAGCCGATAGAAGACGTCTTAGAAAGACAGCTCGACTTTCAGCTCGACGTGATCCAACTCCATGGGCAGGAGCCTCCATCCTATTGCGCAGCTTTAAAAGACAAAGGATTTACGGTTTGGAAAGCATTTGGAGTGAATACGGAATTTGATTTCACGAAGCTAGACGAATACGGTGACGTAGTGGACTGCTTTTTATTTGACACGCAAACGCCAGCACACGGCGGAAGCGGAAATACGTTCGACTGGGGTTTACTGAATCACTATACCGGACAACTTCCTTACCTGCTCAGTGGTGGCATCGGATTACATAACCTCGAGGCGGCATTGGAACAAAAAGACACCCGGCTAATCGGGCTGGACCTGAATTCCAAACTGGAAATCGCCCCTGGCATAAAAGACATAGATTTAGTACATAAAGCACTCAAAATAATTCATCATGAGCAAATATCAAGTAGATAA
- the trpD gene encoding anthranilate phosphoribosyltransferase, with protein MKEILSHLFEYKSFDRKEAYAILTNIATGKYDSHQIAAFMTTYGMRSIRVEELQGFRDAMYDLCLKVAFPGYRLIDMCGTGGDGKDTFNISTLASFVVAGAGYHVAKHGNVGVSSGCGSSNVMELLGYRFTSDRDTLQKQLDEANICFLHAPLFHPAMKTVAPIRRALGVKTFFNMLGPLTNPANPEFQSVGVFSLELARLYAYLYQGTTKQYSIMHALDGYDEISLTGDFKVIDNAGEHYFQVSDLGFDPVLAEQIGGGTNPPESAAIFRKIIAGEGTDAQNQVVLTNAAFAIKTLEPEKSFGDCFYEAEASLLGKKALNSLLKLTNG; from the coding sequence ATGAAAGAAATATTATCCCATCTATTCGAATACAAATCCTTCGATCGAAAAGAAGCTTATGCTATTTTGACCAATATTGCTACCGGTAAATACGATAGCCATCAGATCGCCGCTTTTATGACTACATATGGCATGCGGAGCATCCGTGTAGAAGAATTACAAGGGTTTCGAGATGCGATGTATGATTTATGTCTTAAAGTAGCCTTCCCAGGTTATCGTTTGATCGATATGTGCGGTACCGGTGGAGATGGCAAAGACACCTTCAACATTTCCACGTTAGCTTCTTTCGTAGTCGCCGGAGCAGGATATCATGTCGCCAAGCACGGTAATGTAGGTGTATCTTCGGGCTGCGGATCTTCCAATGTTATGGAATTACTGGGCTACCGCTTCACAAGCGATCGAGACACCTTACAAAAGCAGTTGGATGAAGCCAACATTTGTTTCTTACACGCTCCTCTTTTCCATCCGGCGATGAAGACTGTAGCACCGATTCGTCGTGCATTGGGCGTCAAAACCTTTTTCAACATGTTGGGCCCATTGACCAATCCCGCCAATCCTGAATTTCAATCGGTGGGAGTTTTTAGTTTGGAGTTGGCCCGTTTATATGCTTACCTCTATCAGGGTACTACAAAACAGTACAGTATTATGCATGCCTTGGATGGCTACGATGAGATCTCCCTCACCGGTGATTTTAAAGTAATTGACAATGCGGGTGAACATTATTTTCAGGTTTCTGACTTAGGTTTCGATCCTGTATTGGCAGAGCAGATTGGTGGTGGCACGAATCCACCGGAATCAGCGGCTATTTTTCGGAAGATTATTGCAGGAGAAGGTACAGACGCACAAAATCAAGTTGTCTTGACAAACGCTGCTTTCGCTATAAAAACATTGGAGCCCGAGAAATCATTTGGAGATTGTTTTTATGAAGCAGAGGCTTCATTATTGGGAAAGAAAGCACTTAACAGCTTGTTAAAACTGACTAATGGATAG